One Betta splendens chromosome 16, fBetSpl5.4, whole genome shotgun sequence genomic window carries:
- the gra gene encoding uncharacterized protein C8orf88 homolog isoform X3: MEVSRRRIPTKHLEPARPLRRCMHMDAEPAVNAALAKALREDEDQVTVGIEQFLKIVNMTRQKQGRISYTRDVLIGLANCPASREKPKFLPDHPVVLTEARDPGHLWLHELMSNCGKEEGAAEGVHSI; the protein is encoded by the exons ATGGAGGTATCCAGGAGAAGAATCCCGACAAAACACCTGGAGCCTGCAAGACCCCTGCGTCGCTGCATGCACATGGACGCTG AGCCTGCAGTTAATGCTGCGTTAGCTAAGGCCCTGAGAGAGGACGAGGATCAAGTG ACAGTTGGCATAGAGCAGTTCCTCAAGATTGTCAACATGACCAGACAAAAGCAAG gGAGAATATCCTACACAAGGGATGTTTTAATTGGGTTAGCAAATTGTCCTGCAtccagagagaagccaaagtttCTACCAGACCATCCTGTAGTCCTAACTGAAGCA AGAGATCCTGGGCATCTTTGGCTTCATGAATTGATGTCAAACTGTGGAAAGGAAGAAGG GGCAGCAGAAGGTGTTCACTCAATTTGA
- the upp1 gene encoding uridine phosphorylase 1 yields MSSARDAPDVTVGWLSRGRVELTDSVSHRETCCADYSRKTADIELGPTAAFRKMDSKGEKDGSPVCVHNPHLDALKDDILYHFSLGTASHDLPAMFGDVKFVCVGGSPWRMKSFIEYMAAELGMEDPAAEYPNICAGTDRYAMYKVGPVLSVSHGMGIPSIAIMLHELIKLLHHARCTDVTVIRIGTSGGIGLEPGTVVVTKQSVDATFLPKFEQVILGKTVVRNTDLDQSLAGELLQCSQELNRFKTVIGNTMCTLDFYEGQARLDGAFCSYTEKDKQDYLSKAGAAGVCNIEMESSVFAAMCKLSGLRAAVVCVTLLDRLKGDQLSSSHEVLHDYQQRPQTLVSCYIKKQLKAKAAGSRV; encoded by the exons ATGTCGTCCGCCCGTGACGCACCGGACGTCACTGTGGGCTGGCTTTCACGCGGACGTGTGGAGCTGACTGACTCCGTCTCGCACCGGGAAACCTGCTGCGCCGACTACTCTCGAAAG ACCGCTGACATTGAGCTCGGTCCCACGGCTGCTTTCAGGAAGATGGACTCGAAGGGCGAGAAGGACGGCAG tccagtgtgtgtgcacaaCCCCCACCTGGATGCCCTGAAGGACGACATCCTCTACCACTTCAGCCTAGGAACCGCGAGCCACGACCTACCGGCCATGTTTGGAGACGTCAAA ttcgtgtgtgtggggggcagCCCCTGGAGAATGAAATCCTTCATCGAATACATGGCTGCTGAGCTCGGTATGGAGGACCCCGCTGCGGAGTACCCAAACATCTGTGCCGGAACGGACCGCTACGCCATGTACAAAGTTGGCCCTGTGCTGTCTGTCAGT caTGGGATGGGCATCCCGTCCATTGCCATAATGCTGCACGAGCTGATAAAGCTCCTCCATCACGCGCGCTGCACAGACGTTACAGTCATACGCATCGGGACCTCAGGGGGAATAG GGCTTGAGCCTGGCACAGTCGTCGTCACCAAGCAGTCTGTGGATGCCACCTTCCTACCTAAGTTTGAGCAGGTGATCCTGGGGAAGACGGTCGTGCGGAACACGGACCTGGACCAGAGCCTGGCTGGGGAGCTCCTGCAGTGCAGCCAGGAGCTGAACCGGTTCAAGACCGTGATCGGCAACACCATGTGCACGCTCGATTTCTATGAAG GGCAGGCCCGTTTGGATGGTGCTTTCTGCTCGTACACTGAGAAGGATAAACAGGACTACCTCAGTAAAGCCGGCGCAGCAGGAGTGTGCAATATTGAAATGGAGTCATCGGTTTTTGCTGCTATGTGCAAGCTGAGTGGTCTGCGAG CTGCTGTAGTTTGTGTGACCTTACTGGATCGACTGAAGGGGGATCAGCTGAGCAGCTCTCATGAGGTCCTCCACGATTACCAGCAACGGCCTCAGACACTTGTTAGCTGCTACattaaaaagcagctgaaggccaaagcagcaggaagccgaGTGTGA
- the gra gene encoding uncharacterized protein C8orf88 homolog isoform X2 has product MTTGHYSLTNVKVLPTEDGEFNQNPSLNVTDARMEVSRRRIPTKHLEPARPLRRCMHMDAEPAVNAALAKALREDEDQVTVGIEQFLKIVNMTRQKQGRISYTRDVLIGLANCPASREKPKFLPDHPVVLTEARDPGHLWLHELMSNCGKEEG; this is encoded by the exons ATGACTACCGGTCACTATTCATTAACAAACGTAAAAGTGCTTCCTACAGAAGATGGTGAATTTAACCAG AACCCTTCCCTAAACGTCACTGACGCCAGAATGGAGGTATCCAGGAGAAGAATCCCGACAAAACACCTGGAGCCTGCAAGACCCCTGCGTCGCTGCATGCACATGGACGCTG AGCCTGCAGTTAATGCTGCGTTAGCTAAGGCCCTGAGAGAGGACGAGGATCAAGTG ACAGTTGGCATAGAGCAGTTCCTCAAGATTGTCAACATGACCAGACAAAAGCAAG gGAGAATATCCTACACAAGGGATGTTTTAATTGGGTTAGCAAATTGTCCTGCAtccagagagaagccaaagtttCTACCAGACCATCCTGTAGTCCTAACTGAAGCA AGAGATCCTGGGCATCTTTGGCTTCATGAATTGATGTCAAACTGTGGAAAGGAAGAAGGGTGA
- the stmn2a gene encoding stathmin-2a isoform X1 — protein sequence MKELSVLSLICSCFYPESRNKLVREFEDMEVKPINKRASGQAFEVILKPLSPVSNVAHNLPSPPKRDISLDDIERKLEAAEERRRMQETQVLIALAEKREHERFVLLKAMEENSNFSRMAEEKLQLKMEQNKENREAHLAAMMERLQEKEKRAAVVRRNKELMVEQTA from the exons ATGAAGGAGCTGTCCGTCCTCTCCCtcatctgctcctgtttctACCCAGAGTCACGCAACAAGCTCGTGCGTGAGTTCGAAG ACATGGAGGTCAAGCCTATAAACAAGCGGGCATCAGGCCAGGCCTTTGAGGTGATCCTCAAGCCTCTGTCTCCAGTGTCGAACGTggcccataacctcccatcgcCCCCAAAGAGGGACATCTCCTTGGACGACATCGAGAGGAAACTGGAAGCTGCCGAGGAGCGAAGGAGG ATGCAGGAGACGCAGGTGCTGATCGCTTTGGCAGAGAAGCGGGAGCACGAGAGGTTCGTGTTGCTAAAGGCCATGGAGGAGAACAGCAACTTCAGCAGGATGGCCGAGGAGAAGCtccagctgaagatggagcagaACAAGGAGAACCGTGAGGCCCATCTGGCAGCCATGATGGAGCGTCTACAGGAGAAG GAGAAACGCGCAGCGGTCGTGCGCAGGAACAAAGAGCTGATGGTGGAGCAAACAGCATGA
- the gra gene encoding uncharacterized protein C8orf88 homolog isoform X1 — MTTGHYSLTNVKVLPTEDGEFNQNPSLNVTDARMEVSRRRIPTKHLEPARPLRRCMHMDAEPAVNAALAKALREDEDQVTVGIEQFLKIVNMTRQKQGRISYTRDVLIGLANCPASREKPKFLPDHPVVLTEARDPGHLWLHELMSNCGKEEGAAEGVHSI; from the exons ATGACTACCGGTCACTATTCATTAACAAACGTAAAAGTGCTTCCTACAGAAGATGGTGAATTTAACCAG AACCCTTCCCTAAACGTCACTGACGCCAGAATGGAGGTATCCAGGAGAAGAATCCCGACAAAACACCTGGAGCCTGCAAGACCCCTGCGTCGCTGCATGCACATGGACGCTG AGCCTGCAGTTAATGCTGCGTTAGCTAAGGCCCTGAGAGAGGACGAGGATCAAGTG ACAGTTGGCATAGAGCAGTTCCTCAAGATTGTCAACATGACCAGACAAAAGCAAG gGAGAATATCCTACACAAGGGATGTTTTAATTGGGTTAGCAAATTGTCCTGCAtccagagagaagccaaagtttCTACCAGACCATCCTGTAGTCCTAACTGAAGCA AGAGATCCTGGGCATCTTTGGCTTCATGAATTGATGTCAAACTGTGGAAAGGAAGAAGG GGCAGCAGAAGGTGTTCACTCAATTTGA
- the rbm12bb gene encoding RNA binding motif protein 12Bb — translation MAVVIRLQGLRITAGPEDIRKFFTGLKIPDGGVHVIGGEREEAFIIFASDEDARRAMTRSGGLIRGSPVILLLSSKTEMQTMLERSTKIAELDQQRQFDENARRARRSLDSEDGRASSRVGNAPFYPLCEEIFCLYLKGLPYAVTEEEVHEFFSGLLVEEVILMKNNKGFNNGTGYVKFATAKDAMEGQKRDREYIGSRYVEVNRATSEDWDRANFKKIATSSKSYVVRDRSPIRSERSLPYEVGSSSPVAQRPVGCSEEEYCVLLDNLSYAVDKGDIKKLFYFANLQDDQILHLIDHSGRRTRSSFVLFKSLNDYCQALAQEKRDFFNRSVYTRPISRENMLALLESGSTEVQPSGSSEFQKRPPSYQSNPNESEKMCLFVRNLPFDVRKVEIMDFFHGFNINEDKVFLLRDHKGAGVGMALVLFPSEAAATEALCLNGRRFLGSEVILKCISHSEMQQLGVEPPMGQEDRSSGGSSGSSYRSGNTGYFDLKSPRDGNAPVSNAHGSSDYDPFELDADAPRNRGSNTSAQHFDGPTCVKLINLPFQIRIEEIYDFCYGYNIIPGSISLQFDESGKCKGSATVVFESRQEALIAIRELNGRPIGPRKIQLEFV, via the coding sequence ATGGCGGTTGTCATCCGTTTACAGGGCCTGAGAATCACTGCAGGTCCTGAGGATATTCGCAAGTTCTTCACTGGCCTCAAAATTCCTGATGGAGGGGTGCATGTTATTGGTGGGGAGCGAGAGGAAGCTTTCATTATTTTTGCTTCAGATGAAGATGCAAGACGAGCCATGACTCGGTCCGGGGGCCTCATCAGGGGATCACCTGTCATTTTACTCCTGAGTAGTAAAACTGAGATGCAGACCATGCTtgaaagaagcacaaaaatTGCTGAACTGGATCAGCAGAGGCAATTTGATGAGAATGCAAGACGTGCTAGAAGATCCCTGGATTCTGAGGACGGCAGGGCCAGTAGCAGAGTGGGTAATGCCCCTTTCTACCCACTCTGTGAAGAAATTTTTTGTTTGTACCTTAAAGGATTGCCCTACGCCGTAACTGAAGAGGAAGTTCACGAGTTCTTCAGTGGTTTACTTGTGGAAGAAGTAATCctgatgaaaaacaacaaaggttTTAACAATGGGACAGGTTATGTCAAATTTGCAACAGCAAAGGACGCAATGGAAGGCCAGAAGAGAGACAGGGAATATATTGGGTCAAGATACGTAGAGGTTAACAGAGCAACATCAGAAGATTGGGACAGAGCgaattttaaaaaaattgcaACCAGCAGCAAAAGTTATGTGGTGAGAGACAGGTCACCTATTCGCAGTGAAAGGAGTTTACCGTATGAGGTTGGGTCATCTTCACCTGTAGCGCAGAGGCCTGTGGGATGTTCTGAGGAAGAGTACTGTGTTCTCTTGGACAATTTGTCCTATGCTGTTGATAAAGGAGACATAAAgaagcttttttattttgcaaatcTTCAGGATGACCAGATCCTGCACTTGATTGACCACAGTGGGAGAAGAACTAGATCTTCATTTGTTCTGTTCAAAAGCCTGAATGACTACTGTCAGGCCCTGGCTCAGGAAAAAAGAGATTTTTTCAACCGTTCCGTTTATACCCGCCCGATCTCAAGAGAGAACATGCTCGCTCTTCTTGAGTCCGGAAGCACAGAGGTCCAACCCTCTGGAAGTTCTGAATTTCAGAAGAGGCCTCCATCATACCAAAGTAACCCTAATGAATCAGAGAAAATGTGCCTGTTTGTGCGGAATCTGCCATTTGATGTGCGTAAAGTGGAGATCATGGATTTCTTTCATGGGTTTAATATTAATGAGGACAAGGTTTTCCTACTGCGTGACCATAAAGGGGCAGGAGTTGGGATGGCTTTGGTTCTCTTCCCGTCTGAGGCAGCTGCAACGGAGGCACTTTGTCTCAATGGGCGACGATTTCTTGGGTCTGAAGTCATACTAAAATGCATTTCACATTCTGAGATGCAGCAGTTGGGTGTTGAGCCACCGATGGGACAAGAGGACCGGAGCTCGGGGGGGAGCAGTGGGTCATCCTATCGTTCTGGGAACACTGGGTACTTCGACTTAAAGAGTCCTCGTGATGGTAATGCACCAGTCAGTAATGCTCACGGAAGCAGTGACTATGATCCTTTTGAATTAGACGCCGACGCTCCACGCAACAGAGGTAGTAACACCTCTGCACAGCATTTTGATGGTCCTACCTGTGTAAAGTTGATAAACTTGCCATTCCAAATTAGAATTGAAGAAATCTATGACTTTTGCTATGGATACAACATTATTCCTGGATCTATCTCCCTGCAGTTTGATGAGAGTGGAAAATGTAAAGGCTCTGCTACAGTGGTATTTGAGTCTCGCCAAGAGGCTCTCATAGCAATTAGGGAACTGAATGGGAGACCAATAGGCCCGAGAAAAATACAGCTAGAGTTTGTGTGA
- the stmn2a gene encoding stathmin-2a isoform X2 — protein sequence MAKTATAYKEKMKELSVLSLICSCFYPESRNKLVREFEDMEVKPINKRASGQAFEVILKPLSPVSNVAHNLPSPPKRDISLDDIERKLEAAEERRRMQETQVLIALAEKREHERFVLLKAMEENSNFSRMAEEKLQLKMEQNKENREAHLAAMMERLQEKEKRAAVVRRNKELMVEQTA from the exons ATGGCCAAAACAGCGACCG CGTACAAAGAAAAGATGAAGGAGCTGTCCGTCCTCTCCCtcatctgctcctgtttctACCCAGAGTCACGCAACAAGCTCGTGCGTGAGTTCGAAG ACATGGAGGTCAAGCCTATAAACAAGCGGGCATCAGGCCAGGCCTTTGAGGTGATCCTCAAGCCTCTGTCTCCAGTGTCGAACGTggcccataacctcccatcgcCCCCAAAGAGGGACATCTCCTTGGACGACATCGAGAGGAAACTGGAAGCTGCCGAGGAGCGAAGGAGG ATGCAGGAGACGCAGGTGCTGATCGCTTTGGCAGAGAAGCGGGAGCACGAGAGGTTCGTGTTGCTAAAGGCCATGGAGGAGAACAGCAACTTCAGCAGGATGGCCGAGGAGAAGCtccagctgaagatggagcagaACAAGGAGAACCGTGAGGCCCATCTGGCAGCCATGATGGAGCGTCTACAGGAGAAG GAGAAACGCGCAGCGGTCGTGCGCAGGAACAAAGAGCTGATGGTGGAGCAAACAGCATGA
- the LOC114843741 gene encoding hairy/enhancer-of-split related with YRPW motif protein 1-like, with protein MKRSHNYSSSDSDLDDNVEVEKDSGDENGQLDSHGSMSPSTTTQVQARKRRRGIIEKRRRDRINNSLSELRRLVPSAFEKQGSAKLEKAEILQMTVDHLKMLHASGGKGYFEAQALAKDYHSLGFRECLAETARYLSLIEGRDGADPLRVRLVSHLSSYVSQREAHAGLEHLAWGSAYGAAAAHLPHPLLLSHPQARTPAPKSSPPSSSSSSSSSSTSSSSATEASGLSRLSALPLTLPVPTSKLSPPPLVSSVSFPLSFGAFPLISPLALSAARPSSTPSKPYRPWGTEIGAF; from the exons ATGAAGCGAAGCCACAACTACAGCTCATCAGACAGCGACCTGGACGACAACGTCGAGGTGGAGAAGGACAGTGGCGACGAAAATGG GCAGCTTGATTCTCACGGCTCCATGTCACCCTCAACCACCACGCAAGTTCAAGCCAGAAAAAGGCGCAGAGGG ATCATTGAGAAACGGAGACGCGACCGGATCAATAACAGTCTGTCGGAGCTGAGAAGACTGGTGCCCAGTGCCTTTGAGAAGCAG GGATCCGCTAAGTTGGAAAAAGCGGAAATATTACAGATGACCGTGGACCATTTGAAGATGCTTCATGCGTCCGGTGGCAAAG GTTACTTCGAGGCTCAGGCTCTCGCCAAGGACTACCACAGCCTGGGCTTCAGGGAGTGCCTGGCGGAGACGGCTCGCTACCTGAGCCTCATCGAGGGCCGGGACGGCGCCGACCCGCTCCGCGTGCGCCTGGTGTCCCACCTCAGCAGCTACGTCTCCCAGAGGGAGGCGCACGCTGGACTGGAACACTTGGCCTGGGGCTCTGCCTACGGGGCGGCCGCGGcccacctcccccaccccctGCTCCTCAGCCACCCCCAGGCCAGGACACCTGCACCCAAAAGCAgcccgccctcctcctcctcctcctcctcttcctcctccacgtcctcctcctccgccacgGAAGCATCTGGACTATCCAGGCTGAGCGCGCTGCCCCTCACTCTGCCCGTGCCGACGTCCAAgctctcgccgccgccgctcgtctcctccgtctccttcccGCTCTCCTTCGGCGCGTTTCCCCTCATATCCCCGCTGGCCCTCAGCGCAGCCAGGCCCTCCTCCACCCCGTCGAAGCCCTACAGGCCTTGGGGCACGGAGATCGGGGCCTTCTGA